A genomic window from Nocardioides rotundus includes:
- the glgX gene encoding glycogen debranching protein GlgX yields the protein MSLPTWRWHSRDETAPVWPGFHQQLGATWSEDATNFAVRAPEATALWVCLFDEEGNETRHQLTEHTLGVWHGAIPGVSPGQLYGLRADGPWAPERGHRFNPAKLLLDPYAKAVTGEVRPGPETLPHDPEDPAVRSEVDSAGSMPRCVVVAEDDFDWGEDRRLRTRWRDTVIYELHVKGFTELHDRIPEELRGTYAGLGHPVVTDYLSELGVSAVELLPVQQFATEPAVAERGLVNYWGYNTIGFLAPHGAYSSAGDRGEQIAEFKAMVKAFHDAGIEVFLDVVYNHTAEGGPDGPAYSFRGLDDLGFYKRSGTTGDAYWDVTGCGNTVDATNVGALRLILDSLRYWVTEFHVDGFRFDLASALARTGHDIDMAGAFLTTIGQDPVLRYVKLIAEPWDASMDGYLVGSFPPPWVEWNDTYRDAVRDFWRGRTSPREMASRLAGSSDLYADDGRSPYASVNFVTAHDGFTLRDLVSYERKHNEANKESNRDGSNDNRSDNYGVEGPTDDPQIDALRRRQAKNMLVTLALSSGSPMITAGDERGRTQDGNNNAYCQDNQISWVDWSPDDAWLDVYETARAALRLRRSHETLRQRHHFAGEPVVPGGPKDLAWLHPSGREMTEADWYDEGLRTLSMFLSGDPLRSPGRHGEQQHDASFLVWLHAGTDPVEVTLPENQWVQRGEVVLSTDEGHPEGELLEAGSTITLAGRSVLVLREA from the coding sequence GTGAGCCTCCCCACCTGGCGCTGGCACAGCCGCGACGAGACCGCCCCCGTCTGGCCGGGCTTCCACCAGCAGCTCGGCGCGACCTGGAGCGAGGACGCGACCAACTTCGCGGTGCGCGCACCGGAGGCGACCGCGCTGTGGGTCTGCCTCTTCGACGAGGAGGGCAACGAGACCCGGCACCAGCTCACCGAGCACACGCTCGGCGTGTGGCACGGCGCCATCCCCGGGGTCTCCCCCGGCCAGCTCTACGGCCTGCGCGCGGACGGGCCGTGGGCTCCGGAGCGCGGCCACCGGTTCAACCCGGCCAAGCTGCTGCTGGATCCCTACGCCAAGGCGGTCACCGGCGAGGTGCGTCCCGGCCCGGAGACGCTCCCGCACGATCCGGAGGACCCGGCCGTCCGCTCGGAGGTCGACTCCGCCGGCTCCATGCCGCGCTGCGTCGTCGTCGCCGAGGACGACTTCGACTGGGGCGAGGACCGGCGGCTGCGCACCCGTTGGCGGGACACCGTCATCTACGAGCTGCACGTGAAGGGTTTCACCGAGCTGCATGACCGGATCCCCGAGGAGCTGCGCGGCACCTACGCCGGGCTGGGCCACCCGGTGGTCACCGACTACCTCAGCGAGCTCGGGGTCTCCGCGGTCGAGCTGCTGCCGGTGCAGCAGTTCGCCACCGAGCCGGCCGTGGCCGAGCGCGGGCTGGTGAACTACTGGGGCTACAACACCATCGGCTTCCTCGCGCCGCACGGCGCCTACTCCTCCGCCGGCGACCGCGGCGAGCAGATCGCGGAGTTCAAGGCGATGGTCAAGGCCTTCCACGACGCCGGGATCGAGGTCTTCCTCGACGTGGTCTACAACCACACGGCCGAGGGGGGACCCGACGGGCCGGCGTACTCCTTCCGCGGGCTGGACGACCTCGGCTTCTACAAGCGGTCGGGCACCACCGGCGACGCCTACTGGGACGTCACCGGCTGCGGCAACACCGTGGACGCCACCAACGTCGGCGCGCTCCGCCTCATCCTGGACTCCCTGCGCTACTGGGTGACCGAGTTCCACGTCGACGGGTTCCGCTTCGACCTCGCCTCGGCGCTGGCGCGCACCGGCCACGACATCGACATGGCCGGCGCCTTCCTCACCACGATCGGGCAGGACCCGGTGCTGCGCTATGTGAAGCTGATCGCCGAGCCGTGGGACGCCTCGATGGACGGCTACCTCGTCGGCTCGTTCCCCCCGCCGTGGGTGGAGTGGAACGACACCTACCGCGACGCGGTCCGCGACTTCTGGCGCGGTCGCACCTCCCCGCGGGAGATGGCCTCGCGCCTGGCGGGCTCCTCGGACCTCTACGCCGACGACGGCCGCTCGCCGTACGCCTCGGTCAACTTCGTCACCGCGCACGACGGCTTCACGCTGCGCGACCTGGTCTCCTACGAACGCAAGCACAACGAGGCCAACAAGGAGAGCAACCGGGACGGGTCGAACGACAACCGGTCGGACAACTACGGCGTCGAGGGCCCGACCGACGACCCGCAGATCGACGCGCTGCGCCGGCGCCAGGCCAAGAACATGCTGGTCACCCTCGCGCTGTCGTCGGGCTCGCCGATGATCACCGCCGGCGACGAGCGCGGCCGCACCCAGGACGGGAACAACAACGCCTACTGCCAGGACAACCAGATCTCCTGGGTCGACTGGAGTCCCGACGACGCCTGGCTGGACGTCTACGAGACCGCGCGGGCCGCGCTGCGGCTGCGGCGCTCGCACGAGACCCTGCGGCAGCGGCACCACTTCGCCGGCGAGCCCGTCGTGCCCGGCGGCCCGAAGGATCTGGCCTGGCTGCACCCGTCGGGCCGGGAGATGACCGAGGCGGACTGGTACGACGAGGGGTTGCGCACGCTGTCGATGTTCCTGTCCGGCGACCCGCTCCGCTCCCCCGGACGGCACGGCGAGCAGCAGCACGACGCGTCGTTCCTGGTGTGGCTGCACGCGGGCACCGATCCGGTCGAGGTCACGCTGCCGGAGAACCAGTGGGTGCAGCGCGGCGAGGTGGTGCTCTCCACCGACGAGGGCCACCCCGAGGGCGAGCTCCTCGAGGCGGGGAGCACGATCACGCTCGCCGGGCGCTCGGTGCTGGTCCTCCGCGAGGCCTGA
- the glgP gene encoding alpha-glucan family phosphorylase: MRAIRRFTVRPVLPPQLAALSELAANLRWSWHPPTQAVFRDVDPAAWKAVGHDPVRLLGAVSRERWAGLAAHAGFLERLAAVRADLATYLSDDRWYAQRAGEDAPRQIAYFSPEYGITAVLPQYSGGLGILAGDHLKAASDLGIPLTGVGLLYKYGYFKQSLNRDGWQQETYPVLDPDELPLSVLRESDGSRATVTIPLPDGPDLVARIWVAQVGRVPLLLLDSDVEENPQHYREVTDRLYGGTTEHRLRQELLLGVGGVRALRAWSRIAGAPAPEVFHTNEGHAGFLGLERIRELTVADGGPALDFDTALEVTRAGTVFTTHTPVPAGIDRFPRELVEQYFGGGSSPVPGVPVERVLALGSEDYEGGDAGVFNMAVMGFRLAQRANGVSQLHGHVSRHMFNGLWPAFDEAEVPITSITNGVHAPTWVADEVFELAEADGVPRDSADLDAFWDLVDRIPADRIWTLKRSLRQNLVQDARERIAKSWRKRGAASAELGWIDTALDPDVLTIGFARRVPTYKRLTLMLRDPERLKRLLLDPERPIQLVIAGKSHPADETGKRLIQEMVRFADDPEVRHRIAFLPNYDIAMAQPLYPGCDVWLNNPLRPYEACGTSGMKAALSGGLNLSILDGWWDEWYDGRNGWAIPSADGVDDPDRRDDLEAAALYDLLENEVAPRFYDRDDAGIPQGWLDMVRHTLKSLGPKVLATRQVRDYVEQLYAPAARSSRALNDDYEGARALASWKQRTKAGWSQVRVEHVESGDVGDAPEVGQTLSVRAFVALGDLAPDDVDVQVVAGSPSSEDALSDPAVASMQPVESYEGGRYRYDAEVTLDRAGAFGYTVRVVPRHRGIASVAEMGLAALPAG, translated from the coding sequence GTGCGTGCCATCCGTCGCTTCACCGTCCGCCCCGTCCTGCCGCCGCAGCTGGCCGCGCTCAGCGAGCTGGCCGCGAACCTGCGGTGGTCCTGGCACCCCCCGACGCAGGCGGTCTTCCGCGACGTCGACCCGGCCGCCTGGAAGGCGGTCGGCCACGACCCGGTGCGCCTGCTCGGCGCGGTGAGCCGGGAGCGGTGGGCGGGGCTGGCGGCGCACGCCGGCTTCCTCGAGCGGCTCGCCGCGGTGCGCGCCGACCTGGCGACGTACCTCTCCGACGACCGGTGGTACGCCCAGCGCGCGGGGGAGGACGCGCCCCGGCAGATCGCCTACTTCTCCCCGGAGTACGGCATTACCGCGGTGCTCCCGCAGTACTCCGGTGGCCTGGGCATCCTGGCCGGCGACCACCTCAAGGCCGCCAGCGACCTGGGCATCCCGCTGACCGGCGTCGGGCTGCTCTACAAGTACGGCTACTTCAAGCAGTCGCTGAACCGCGACGGCTGGCAGCAGGAGACCTACCCCGTCCTCGACCCCGACGAGCTGCCGCTCAGCGTGCTGCGCGAGTCCGACGGGTCGCGCGCCACGGTGACCATCCCGCTGCCCGACGGCCCCGACCTGGTCGCCCGCATCTGGGTCGCACAGGTGGGCCGGGTGCCGCTGCTCCTGCTCGACTCCGACGTGGAGGAGAACCCGCAGCACTACCGCGAGGTGACCGACCGGCTGTACGGCGGCACCACCGAGCACCGCCTCCGCCAGGAGCTGCTGCTGGGCGTCGGCGGCGTCCGCGCCCTGCGGGCGTGGTCCCGGATCGCCGGCGCGCCGGCACCGGAGGTCTTCCACACCAACGAGGGGCACGCGGGCTTCCTCGGGCTGGAGCGGATCCGCGAGCTGACCGTCGCCGACGGCGGTCCGGCCCTGGACTTCGACACCGCGCTCGAGGTGACCCGCGCCGGCACCGTCTTCACCACCCACACGCCGGTCCCGGCCGGCATCGACCGCTTCCCGCGGGAGCTGGTCGAGCAGTACTTCGGCGGCGGCTCCTCGCCGGTCCCGGGCGTCCCCGTCGAGCGGGTGCTCGCCCTGGGGTCGGAGGACTACGAGGGCGGCGACGCCGGCGTGTTCAACATGGCGGTGATGGGCTTCCGCCTCGCCCAGCGGGCCAACGGCGTCTCCCAGCTGCACGGCCACGTCTCGCGGCACATGTTCAACGGCCTGTGGCCCGCCTTCGACGAGGCCGAGGTGCCGATCACCTCGATCACCAACGGCGTGCACGCGCCCACCTGGGTCGCCGACGAGGTCTTCGAGCTGGCCGAGGCCGACGGCGTCCCGCGCGACAGCGCCGACCTGGACGCCTTCTGGGACCTGGTCGACCGGATCCCCGCCGACCGGATCTGGACCCTCAAGCGCTCCCTGCGGCAGAACCTGGTGCAGGACGCGCGCGAGCGGATCGCCAAGTCCTGGCGCAAGCGGGGCGCCGCGTCCGCCGAGCTCGGCTGGATCGACACGGCGCTGGACCCCGACGTGCTGACCATCGGCTTCGCACGGCGAGTGCCGACGTACAAGCGCCTCACCCTGATGCTGCGCGACCCCGAGCGGCTCAAGCGGCTGCTGCTCGACCCGGAGCGGCCGATCCAGCTGGTGATCGCCGGCAAGTCGCACCCGGCGGACGAGACCGGCAAGCGGCTGATCCAGGAGATGGTGCGGTTCGCCGACGATCCGGAGGTCCGGCACCGGATCGCGTTCCTGCCGAACTACGACATCGCGATGGCGCAGCCGCTCTACCCCGGCTGCGACGTGTGGCTCAACAACCCGCTGCGGCCCTACGAGGCGTGCGGCACCTCGGGGATGAAGGCGGCCCTCAGCGGCGGGCTGAACCTCTCCATCCTCGACGGCTGGTGGGATGAGTGGTACGACGGCCGCAACGGCTGGGCGATCCCGTCGGCCGACGGCGTCGACGACCCGGACCGGCGCGACGACCTGGAGGCCGCCGCGCTCTACGACCTGCTGGAGAACGAGGTCGCCCCCCGGTTCTACGACCGGGACGACGCCGGGATCCCGCAGGGCTGGCTGGACATGGTCCGGCACACGCTGAAGTCGCTGGGCCCCAAGGTGCTCGCGACCCGGCAGGTGCGCGACTACGTCGAGCAGCTCTACGCCCCGGCGGCGCGGAGCTCGCGCGCCCTCAACGACGACTACGAGGGCGCCCGTGCGCTCGCGTCGTGGAAGCAGCGCACCAAGGCCGGCTGGTCGCAGGTCCGCGTGGAGCATGTGGAGTCCGGCGACGTGGGGGACGCGCCCGAGGTCGGGCAGACCCTGTCGGTGCGGGCCTTCGTCGCGCTCGGCGACCTCGCTCCCGACGACGTCGACGTCCAGGTGGTCGCGGGCTCCCCGAGCAGCGAGGACGCCCTGAGCGACCCCGCCGTGGCCTCGATGCAGCCGGTGGAGTCCTACGAGGGCGGCCGGTACCGCTACGACGCCGAGGTGACCCTGGACCGCGCGGGCGCGTTCGGCTACACCGTGCGCGTCGTACCGCGGCACCGCGGCATCGCCTCGGTCGCCGAGATGGGGCTCGCCGCGCTCCCCGCCGGCTGA